From Ochotona princeps isolate mOchPri1 chromosome X, mOchPri1.hap1, whole genome shotgun sequence, one genomic window encodes:
- the TCEAL9 gene encoding transcription elongation factor A protein-like 9 — MKPCQKMEGNPESESEPKLEEEPKPEEKPDEEEPVELEKAEESFRERLIQSLQEFKEDIHNRHLSREDMFREVDEVDEIRRVRNKLVVMRWKVNRNHPYPYLM, encoded by the coding sequence atGAAGCCCTGccaaaaaatggaaggaaacccAGAAAGTGAGAGCGAACCAAAGCTTGAGGAAGAGCCAAAGCCCGAGGAAAAGCCAGATGAGGAAGAGCCTGTGGAGCTGGAAAAAGCCGAGGAAAGTTTCAGAGAAAGATTGATTCAATCTCTCCAGGAATTTAAAGAAGACATACACAACAGGCATCTGAGCCGTGAGGATATGTTTAGAGAGGTGGATGAAGTAGATGAGATAAGAAGAGTAAGAAACAAACTTGTAGTGATGCGTTGGAAGGTTAATCGGAACCATCCTTATCCCTATTTAATGTAG